From a single Salvelinus namaycush isolate Seneca chromosome 14, SaNama_1.0, whole genome shotgun sequence genomic region:
- the LOC120059031 gene encoding ATP synthase F(0) complex subunit B1, mitochondrial-like: MLSRVVFVSANAVKSSGPLGAGLVQLSHLHTSPNSQAPVPALPEKGGKTRHGIIPEELFQILYPKTGVTGPYVLGAGLLTYILSKEIYIINHETFAAACMGTVIIYGVRKFGPDVAAFADKLNEEKVQKAQEVKDLAMTSLAQAVQDEKKEQWRAEGRQMLFDAKRNNVAMLLETNRRERVHMVTNDVKKRLDYQIALQTLHRRMEQEHMVNWVEKNVVTSITPQQEKASIAKCITDLKGLAKIQQAKTAA; encoded by the exons ATGCTGTCTAGGGTCGTTTTCGTTTCAG CCAATGCTGTAAAAAGCAGTGGTCCCCTCGGCGCTGG GCTGGTCCAGCTGTCCCACCTCCACACATCCCCCAACAGCCAGGCCCCAGTCCCCGCTCTGCCAGAGAAGGGAGGCAAGACGCGCCACGGCATCATCCCTGAGGAGCTCTTCCAGATCCTATACCCCAAGACTGGAGTTACAG GGCCCTACGTGCTGGGTGCTGGGCTGCTCACATACATCCTTTCCAAGGAGATCTACATCATCAACCACGAGACCTTCGCTGCTGCCTGCATGGGTACGGTCATCATCTACGGTGTCAGGAAGTTCGGCCCCGACGTTGCGGCTTTCGCTGACAAACTGAACGAG gAGAAAGTTCAGAAGGCTCAGGAAGTGAAGGACCTGGCCATGACCAGCTTGGCTCAGGCCGTCCAGGATGAGAAGAAGGAGCAGTGGAGGGCAGAGGGACGACAGATGCTCTTCGACGCTAAGAGG AACAACGTGGCCATGCTACTGGAGACCAACCGCAGGGAGAGGGTCCACATGGTGACCAACGATGTGAAGAAGAGGCTGGACTACCAGATCGCCCTGCAGACCCTTCATCGCCGCATGGAGCAGGAACACATGGTTAACTGGGTGGAGAAGAACGTTGTCACCAGCATCACTCCCCAGCAG GAGAAAGCAAGTATTGCCAAGTGCATCACAGACCTGAAGGGGTTGGCTAAAATCCAGCAGGCTAAGACCGCCGCGTAA